One genomic segment of Fundulus heteroclitus isolate FHET01 unplaced genomic scaffold, MU-UCD_Fhet_4.1 scaffold_348, whole genome shotgun sequence includes these proteins:
- the LOC105921197 gene encoding apoptosis-associated speck-like protein containing a CARD isoform X2: MAPNPKKVLRDILEDLKDADFQKFRVELLERKDGVKTSQVEGKGFLDVADVMVSVYTEKKVLLVADEILREIRCVDAAEELAKAAKKAGFPYQGAASGEGGAPTEAAAVKREGEHFVDRHREKLIQRVTNIAPILDGLLQKKVILQETYDQILRLQTTQSQMREIFICLRASDACKDIFFSILQEKEGFLIKDLI, encoded by the exons ATGGCTCCAAACCCCAAAAAGGTTTTACGGGACATTCTGGAGGACCTGAAGGATGCCGACTTCCAGAAGTTCCGGGTCGAACTCCTGGAGCGAAAGGATGGTGTGAAAACGAGCCAGGTGGAGGGGAAAGGCTTTCTGGACGTTGCAGATGTCATGGTGTCAGTTTACACCGAGAAGAAGGTTCTGCTGGTGGCCGATGAGATCCTCAGAGAGATCCGCTGCGTGGATGCGGCGGAGGAACTGG ctaaaGCGGCTAAAAAGGCAGGTTTTCCATACCAAGGTGCTGCTTCCGGTGAAG GAGGCGCTCCaacagaagctgctgctgtgaagAGAGAAG GGGAGCACTTTGTGGACAGACACAGAGAAAAGTTGATCCAAAGAGTCACCAACATTGCACCCATCTTAGATGGACTTTTACAGAAGAAAGTTATCCTGCAGGAAACTTATGACCAAATATTGCGTCTGCAGACCACTCAGTCTCAGATGAGGGAGATCTTCATCTGCCTGAGAGCTAGTGATGCCTGCAAAGACATTTTCTTCTCCATCCTTCAGGAGAAAGAGGGATTCCTCATCAAAGACCTCATCTGA
- the LOC105921197 gene encoding apoptosis-associated speck-like protein containing a CARD isoform X1 has protein sequence MAPNPKKVLRDILEDLKDADFQKFRVELLERKDGVKTSQVEGKGFLDVADVMVSVYTEKKVLLVADEILREIRCVDAAEELAKAAKKAGFPYQGAASGEAGGAPTEAAAVKREGEHFVDRHREKLIQRVTNIAPILDGLLQKKVILQETYDQILRLQTTQSQMREIFICLRASDACKDIFFSILQEKEGFLIKDLI, from the exons ATGGCTCCAAACCCCAAAAAGGTTTTACGGGACATTCTGGAGGACCTGAAGGATGCCGACTTCCAGAAGTTCCGGGTCGAACTCCTGGAGCGAAAGGATGGTGTGAAAACGAGCCAGGTGGAGGGGAAAGGCTTTCTGGACGTTGCAGATGTCATGGTGTCAGTTTACACCGAGAAGAAGGTTCTGCTGGTGGCCGATGAGATCCTCAGAGAGATCCGCTGCGTGGATGCGGCGGAGGAACTGG ctaaaGCGGCTAAAAAGGCAGGTTTTCCATACCAAGGTGCTGCTTCCGGTGAAG CAGGAGGCGCTCCaacagaagctgctgctgtgaagAGAGAAG GGGAGCACTTTGTGGACAGACACAGAGAAAAGTTGATCCAAAGAGTCACCAACATTGCACCCATCTTAGATGGACTTTTACAGAAGAAAGTTATCCTGCAGGAAACTTATGACCAAATATTGCGTCTGCAGACCACTCAGTCTCAGATGAGGGAGATCTTCATCTGCCTGAGAGCTAGTGATGCCTGCAAAGACATTTTCTTCTCCATCCTTCAGGAGAAAGAGGGATTCCTCATCAAAGACCTCATCTGA